The following proteins come from a genomic window of Pyxidicoccus sp. MSG2:
- a CDS encoding polymer-forming cytoskeletal protein translates to MSTVRSMQSRGGGRVPVAWVLAMLVLGVAFPGIARAADVRTGDKVVVGAQEVIDDDLYVFAQEVDIQGTVRGDVVTAARRVTLQGNVEGDVFAAAAKTVAKGQVGGSLRSATSDLVLGATVGKDALLAGNQLRLLPQGNIPGDLLIAGNSVDIRTPVGRDMRVAAQKVTLAAPVRGTVNAEVNTLDLAEGASIGGDLSVTSEHSVQVPPGAVAGKVERIPAHEESAGSTALGVLYLWVRSIIGLFALGLLLALLAPRLARSAPAVLREKPWQSLGLGLMAFVAAPIVASLLFGVGLIVGGWWLGVFVLGLYALALLASFPVVGMLIGRQLLERFGKHGPSLVLALLTGLVLLTLLRRVPYLGGVVALVTMFFGLGALLLALRRQRGPGTPVSAPA, encoded by the coding sequence ATGTCCACGGTCAGGTCCATGCAGTCACGCGGAGGGGGACGGGTGCCGGTCGCCTGGGTGCTCGCCATGCTCGTGCTGGGCGTGGCGTTCCCCGGCATCGCGCGGGCCGCTGACGTGCGCACCGGGGACAAGGTGGTGGTGGGCGCGCAGGAGGTCATCGACGATGACCTGTATGTCTTCGCCCAGGAGGTGGACATCCAGGGCACGGTGCGCGGCGACGTGGTGACGGCGGCGCGGAGGGTCACGCTTCAGGGCAACGTGGAAGGCGACGTGTTCGCGGCCGCGGCGAAGACGGTGGCGAAGGGCCAGGTGGGCGGCAGCCTCCGGAGCGCCACGAGTGACCTCGTGCTGGGGGCCACGGTGGGCAAGGACGCGCTGCTCGCCGGCAACCAACTGCGCCTGCTGCCCCAGGGGAACATCCCGGGTGACCTCCTCATCGCCGGGAACTCGGTGGACATCCGCACGCCCGTGGGGAGGGACATGCGGGTCGCCGCGCAGAAGGTCACCCTGGCCGCGCCGGTGCGGGGCACCGTGAATGCCGAGGTGAACACGCTGGACTTGGCCGAGGGGGCCAGTATCGGCGGAGACCTGAGCGTCACCTCCGAGCATTCGGTGCAGGTGCCTCCCGGGGCGGTGGCGGGCAAGGTGGAGCGCATACCGGCCCACGAGGAGAGCGCGGGGAGCACCGCGCTCGGCGTGCTCTATCTCTGGGTGCGCTCCATCATCGGACTGTTCGCGCTGGGGCTGTTGCTGGCGCTGCTGGCGCCAAGGCTCGCGCGGAGCGCACCGGCGGTGCTGAGGGAGAAGCCGTGGCAGAGCCTGGGCCTGGGACTGATGGCCTTCGTGGCCGCCCCCATCGTCGCCTCCCTCCTCTTCGGGGTGGGGCTGATAGTGGGGGGCTGGTGGCTCGGCGTGTTCGTGCTGGGCCTCTACGCGCTGGCGCTCCTGGCGAGCTTCCCCGTGGTGGGGATGCTCATCGGCAGGCAATTGCTGGAGCGCTTCGGCAAGCACGGCCCTTCGCTGGTGCTGGCCCTGCTGACGGGCCTCGTCCTGCTGACGCTCCTGCGGCGGGTGCCGTACCTTGGCGGCGTGGTCGCCCTGGTCACCATGTTCTTCGGCCTGGGCGCACTGCTGCTCGCCCTCCGGCGCCAGCGCGGCCCCGGCACCCCGGTCAGCGCGCCCGCCTGA
- a CDS encoding aldose epimerase → MSGPFPGIGGLDTYALVDGGCRVEVIPSRGALVTRMTVDGDEVLYLDEATVADPAKNVRGGIPVLFPIAGPLPGDTYPADRQTYSLPQHGFARRLPWKVRQAEESLLVVGLSSSEETLRQFPWEFDAQLTFSLVGTRLTLDFDLENKDDRRPLPLHLGYHPYFRVPEAMKARATVETDATHAWDNRLKREVPFTGLDLTRDEVDLHLRDHSGPGTKLERGPGSRPVHLSWSPEFRLLVVWTLKGRDFVCVEPWTAAAGALATGEGLLHVQPGERASLAFDIEA, encoded by the coding sequence ATGAGCGGTCCATTCCCCGGCATCGGCGGCCTGGACACGTACGCGCTGGTGGACGGCGGGTGCCGCGTGGAGGTGATTCCCTCGCGCGGCGCCCTCGTCACGCGGATGACGGTGGACGGCGACGAGGTGCTCTACCTCGACGAGGCCACCGTCGCCGACCCGGCGAAGAACGTGCGCGGCGGCATTCCCGTCCTCTTCCCCATCGCCGGGCCGCTGCCCGGGGATACGTACCCCGCGGACCGCCAGACGTACTCGCTGCCGCAGCACGGCTTCGCGCGGCGGCTGCCATGGAAGGTGCGGCAGGCAGAGGAGTCCCTCCTGGTGGTGGGCCTCTCTTCCAGTGAAGAGACGCTGCGCCAGTTCCCCTGGGAGTTCGACGCGCAGCTCACCTTCTCGCTGGTGGGCACGCGGCTGACGCTGGACTTCGACCTGGAGAACAAGGACGACCGCCGGCCCCTGCCACTGCACCTGGGCTATCACCCCTACTTCCGGGTGCCGGAGGCGATGAAGGCGCGCGCGACCGTGGAGACGGACGCCACGCACGCCTGGGACAACCGCCTCAAGCGCGAGGTGCCCTTCACCGGGCTGGACCTCACGCGGGACGAGGTGGATTTGCACCTGAGGGACCACTCGGGCCCGGGGACGAAGCTGGAGCGCGGGCCGGGGAGCCGGCCGGTGCACCTGTCCTGGAGCCCGGAGTTCCGCCTGCTCGTGGTGTGGACGCTGAAGGGCAGGGATTTCGTCTGCGTGGAGCCCTGGACGGCGGCGGCGGGCGCGCTCGCCACGGGTGAAGGGCTGCTGCACGTGCAGCCGGGAGAGCGGGCGTCGCTCGCGTTCGATATCGAGGCGTGA
- the pruA gene encoding L-glutamate gamma-semialdehyde dehydrogenase, with product MINATTRVPAPKNEPVLSYAPGSPERRELQATLKRMSAEQIEIPVLIGGKHVRTGKTDSVRMPHKHSHVLATLHEADAGTVEKAIQNSLSVKEDWARMPFQSRAAIFLRAAELLATRYRPIINAATMLGQSKTAHQAEIDATCEAVDFLRYNVHFAEQILAMQPENSPQTWNMTDYRPLDGFVFSVAPFNFTSIAMNLAVAPALMGNVVLFKPSNTAAYSAWYVMELLREAGLPDGVINMLPGDGPTVGNPVLASPHLGGIHFTGSTPTFNAMWKTVGENISKYKQYPRLVGETGGKDFIVAHPSAADDVEALAVAIVRGGFEYQGQKCSAPSRIFVPESMWPKLKPRLQALISEIRMGDVTDFRNFMGAVIDERSFKKTSGYIDLAKGDKDATVVAGGEVDRKDGWFVKPTLVQLADPKHRIMREEIFAPVVGLHVYPDAKYVETLREVDQAASYALTGAVFARDRKAIDTALSELRQAAGNFYINDKPTGAVVGQQPFGGSRASGTNDKAGSALNLLRWTSPRTIKENFVPPTKVSYPFMDSDPHEGAI from the coding sequence GTGATCAACGCCACCACCCGCGTCCCGGCTCCGAAGAACGAGCCCGTCCTTTCCTACGCGCCCGGCTCGCCCGAGCGTCGTGAGCTGCAGGCCACGCTCAAGCGCATGAGCGCCGAGCAGATCGAGATTCCCGTCCTCATCGGTGGCAAGCACGTGCGCACCGGGAAGACGGACTCGGTGCGCATGCCGCACAAGCACTCGCACGTGCTGGCCACGCTGCACGAGGCCGACGCCGGCACCGTGGAGAAGGCCATCCAGAACTCGCTCTCCGTGAAGGAGGACTGGGCGCGCATGCCGTTCCAGTCGCGCGCCGCCATCTTCCTGCGCGCCGCGGAGCTCCTGGCCACGCGCTACCGCCCCATCATCAACGCGGCCACCATGCTGGGTCAGTCCAAGACGGCCCACCAGGCGGAAATCGACGCCACGTGCGAGGCGGTGGACTTCCTCCGCTACAACGTCCACTTCGCCGAGCAGATTCTGGCCATGCAGCCGGAGAACTCGCCGCAGACGTGGAACATGACGGACTACCGCCCACTGGACGGGTTCGTCTTCTCCGTCGCGCCGTTCAACTTCACGTCCATCGCCATGAACCTGGCCGTGGCCCCGGCGCTGATGGGCAACGTGGTGCTCTTCAAGCCGTCCAACACCGCCGCCTACAGCGCCTGGTACGTCATGGAGCTGCTGCGCGAGGCGGGCCTGCCCGACGGCGTCATCAACATGCTGCCGGGTGACGGCCCCACGGTGGGCAACCCCGTGCTGGCCAGCCCCCACCTGGGCGGCATCCACTTCACCGGCTCCACGCCCACGTTCAACGCGATGTGGAAGACGGTGGGAGAGAACATCTCCAAGTACAAGCAGTACCCCCGGCTGGTGGGTGAGACGGGCGGCAAGGACTTCATCGTCGCCCACCCGTCCGCGGCGGACGACGTGGAGGCGCTCGCGGTGGCCATCGTCCGCGGCGGCTTCGAGTACCAGGGCCAGAAGTGCTCCGCACCCAGCCGCATCTTCGTCCCCGAGTCCATGTGGCCGAAGCTCAAGCCCCGCCTCCAGGCGCTCATCAGCGAGATTCGCATGGGCGACGTGACGGACTTCCGCAACTTCATGGGCGCCGTCATCGACGAGCGCTCCTTCAAGAAGACCTCGGGCTACATCGACCTGGCGAAGGGCGACAAGGACGCCACCGTCGTCGCCGGCGGCGAGGTGGACCGCAAGGACGGCTGGTTCGTGAAGCCCACGCTGGTGCAGCTCGCGGACCCGAAGCACCGCATCATGCGGGAGGAAATCTTCGCGCCCGTCGTCGGCCTGCACGTCTACCCGGATGCGAAGTACGTGGAGACGCTGCGCGAGGTCGACCAGGCCGCATCCTACGCCCTCACCGGCGCGGTCTTCGCCCGGGACAGGAAGGCCATCGACACGGCGCTGAGCGAGCTGCGCCAGGCGGCGGGCAACTTCTACATCAACGACAAGCCCACGGGCGCGGTGGTGGGCCAGCAGCCCTTCGGCGGCTCGCGCGCGTCCGGCACCAACGACAAGGCAGGCTCGGCGCTCAACCTGCTGCGCTGGACGAGCCCCCGCACCATCAAGGAGAACTTCGTGCCGCCCACGAAGGTGTCCTATCCCTTCATGGACAGCGACCCGCACGAGGGCGCCATCTGA
- a CDS encoding FAD/NAD(P)-binding protein — protein MRILPRSPELPSAPGLSALEDAIRKDLERLEYPRRPWVLPRCTRAGQPVLDVLVIGGGQSGLTAAFGLMRERVTNLLVVDDSEPDLAGPWKTFARMHTLRTPKHLTGPDHNLPNLCFQSWYEAQHGEAAWQEVERVPKEMWADYLNWYRRTLEIPVRCRTRVGALAWSAEEECFVAPLHHTREGDAGVLHARKVVLATGIDGSGRWEVPSVVAGLPRELYAHTRDDIDFEALRGRSVGVLGAGASAFDNAAVALEHGAAEVRLFYRRKSLPNVNPYRWAEFVGFLKHHADLPDADRWRFIHRIMEMGQLPPADTFRRARTFPQFHLHGGSPWLSAEEVGGRARVRTPQEEFTFDKLIVGSGTVTDLSLRPELALLHEDIALWKDRFTPPKGQEHADLLRHPYLGEHFELQEKQPGRAPHLSSIFNFTFGCLLSLGFGGASISGMKYGLPRLVSGVTRQLYLDDRDAFFESLERYDEKEFEP, from the coding sequence ATGCGCATCCTGCCTCGCAGCCCCGAGCTTCCGTCGGCCCCCGGCCTGTCCGCGCTGGAAGACGCGATTCGGAAGGACCTGGAGCGACTGGAGTACCCCCGCCGGCCGTGGGTGCTGCCCCGCTGCACGCGGGCCGGGCAGCCGGTGCTGGACGTGCTCGTCATCGGAGGCGGGCAGAGCGGGCTCACCGCCGCCTTCGGCCTGATGCGCGAGCGCGTCACCAATCTGCTCGTGGTGGATGACAGCGAGCCGGACCTCGCGGGGCCGTGGAAGACGTTCGCGCGCATGCACACGCTGCGCACGCCCAAGCACCTCACCGGGCCGGACCACAACCTCCCCAACCTCTGCTTCCAGTCCTGGTACGAAGCCCAGCACGGCGAGGCCGCGTGGCAGGAGGTGGAGCGCGTCCCCAAGGAGATGTGGGCGGACTACCTCAACTGGTACCGCCGCACGCTGGAGATTCCGGTGCGCTGTCGCACCCGGGTGGGCGCGCTGGCCTGGAGCGCGGAGGAGGAGTGCTTCGTCGCTCCCCTCCACCACACGCGAGAGGGCGACGCGGGCGTGCTGCATGCACGCAAAGTCGTTCTGGCCACCGGCATCGACGGCTCGGGCCGCTGGGAGGTGCCGTCCGTGGTGGCCGGCCTGCCCCGTGAGTTGTACGCCCACACGCGCGACGACATCGACTTCGAGGCCCTGCGCGGTAGGAGCGTGGGCGTGCTGGGCGCGGGTGCGTCCGCCTTCGACAACGCGGCGGTGGCGCTGGAGCATGGCGCCGCCGAGGTGCGCCTGTTCTACCGCCGCAAGTCGCTGCCCAACGTGAATCCGTACCGCTGGGCGGAGTTCGTGGGCTTCCTCAAGCACCACGCGGACCTGCCGGACGCGGACCGCTGGCGCTTCATCCACCGCATCATGGAGATGGGGCAATTGCCGCCCGCGGACACCTTCCGCCGCGCCCGCACCTTCCCCCAGTTCCACCTGCACGGCGGCAGCCCGTGGCTCTCCGCCGAAGAAGTCGGTGGCCGGGCCCGCGTCCGCACGCCCCAAGAGGAATTCACCTTCGACAAGCTCATCGTCGGCAGCGGTACTGTGACGGACCTGTCGCTGCGCCCGGAGCTGGCGCTGCTGCACGAGGACATCGCGCTGTGGAAGGACCGCTTCACCCCGCCGAAGGGACAGGAGCACGCGGACCTGCTGCGCCACCCGTACCTGGGCGAGCACTTCGAGTTGCAGGAGAAGCAGCCGGGCCGTGCGCCGCACCTGTCGTCCATCTTCAACTTCACCTTCGGCTGCCTGCTGTCGCTGGGCTTCGGCGGGGCCAGCATCTCCGGGATGAAGTACGGCCTGCCCCGGTTGGTGAGCGGGGTGACGCGGCAGCTCTACCTGGATGACCGGGACGCGTTCTTCGAGTCCCTGGAACGTTACGACGAGAAGGAATTCGAGCCATGA